The following proteins are co-located in the Candidatus Omnitrophota bacterium genome:
- the ilvN gene encoding acetolactate synthase small subunit, translated as MKHTISVLVENKFGVLARIAGLFSARGFNISSLAVGETEDPSVSRMTIVVKGDDRTLDQVKKQLNKLIDTIKVVDFKEGDFIDRELILVKVAVTTKNRREVLEAIESLGAEIENAGAKSISLAAKGDQTKINAILELLRPFGIMEVVRTGRIAMSIEDKDLKTEGKPEVNE; from the coding sequence ATGAAACACACAATTTCGGTTTTAGTCGAAAATAAGTTCGGTGTTCTTGCCCGCATAGCCGGGTTATTCAGCGCGCGCGGTTTCAATATATCGTCACTTGCGGTCGGCGAGACGGAGGATCCGTCCGTCTCCAGGATGACGATAGTCGTCAAAGGCGACGACAGGACGCTCGACCAGGTTAAGAAGCAATTAAACAAGCTTATCGATACGATAAAAGTTGTCGATTTTAAAGAGGGCGATTTTATCGACAGAGAGCTTATACTTGTTAAAGTAGCGGTTACGACTAAAAATCGCAGGGAAGTTCTCGAGGCGATAGAGTCTCTCGGCGCCGAGATTGAGAACGCGGGCGCAAAGTCGATAAGCTTAGCCGCTAAGGGCGACCAGACGAAGATAAATGCGATACTCGAGCTTCTTCGGCCGTTCGGGATAATGGAGGTGGTCAGGACGGGCAGGATCGCGATGAGCATAGAAGACAAAGATTTGAAGACCGAGGGAAAACCCGAGGTTAATGAGTAA
- the ilvB gene encoding biosynthetic-type acetolactate synthase large subunit, giving the protein MKLTGANILIESLKKEGVDVIFGYPGGQVLPIFDALYDSPVKLILTRHEQGAAHAADGYARATGKVGVCLATSGPGATNLVTGIATAYMDSVPMVAITGQVKSFLIGNDAFQEADITGITRPITKHNYLVEDIKDLARIVKEAFHIASTGRPGPVLIDLPSDIQQQEADFKYPDRVELRGYKPTYEGHPGQIKRAAKAISESKRPILYVGGGAITSGASEEVRELAIKNNIPVTMTLLGLGAFPQDHKLALGMLGMHGTAYANHSIMESDLIISVGARFDDRVTGKVDEFAPHAKVIHIDIDPSSVSKSVDVDIPIVGDAKTILKCLLKAVKPPDTKDWIKRVEEWKKKHPLAYKDDDKLRPQYVLEEIWRATKGDAIICTEVGQHQMWAAQFYKFLKPRTLLSSGGLGTMGYGFPAAIGAQIGMPKATVFDIAGDGSIQMNIQELATAVINKLPIKVAILNNGYLGMVRQWQELFYKKRYSYTTLGGMCPDFLKLAESYGAVGIRVTKKSEVKAAIARALKTDNTVFLDFHVEEEENVFPMVPAGQAINKMIGGGLA; this is encoded by the coding sequence ATGAAACTGACAGGCGCTAACATACTGATCGAGTCGTTGAAGAAAGAAGGTGTCGATGTAATATTCGGCTACCCGGGCGGACAAGTTTTGCCCATTTTCGACGCTCTTTACGATTCACCGGTCAAGCTGATACTGACGCGCCACGAGCAGGGGGCGGCGCACGCGGCCGACGGTTATGCCCGCGCGACCGGCAAGGTCGGGGTCTGCTTAGCCACGTCGGGCCCGGGCGCCACAAACCTTGTCACCGGCATAGCCACCGCGTACATGGACTCCGTTCCGATGGTCGCGATCACAGGCCAGGTCAAATCCTTTTTGATAGGCAACGACGCGTTCCAGGAAGCGGATATCACAGGCATAACGCGGCCAATTACAAAACATAATTACTTGGTCGAGGACATAAAAGACCTGGCGCGCATTGTTAAAGAGGCGTTCCACATAGCTTCGACCGGCAGGCCGGGGCCCGTCCTGATAGATCTGCCCAGCGACATTCAACAGCAGGAAGCGGACTTTAAATATCCGGATCGCGTCGAGCTTCGCGGTTACAAGCCGACGTATGAAGGCCATCCGGGCCAGATAAAACGCGCGGCGAAGGCGATCTCGGAATCGAAGAGGCCGATACTCTACGTGGGCGGCGGCGCCATAACTTCCGGGGCATCGGAAGAGGTGCGCGAGCTTGCTATTAAAAATAACATACCGGTTACGATGACGCTTTTAGGGCTCGGAGCTTTCCCTCAGGACCATAAATTGGCGCTCGGCATGCTCGGCATGCACGGAACCGCTTACGCGAACCATTCCATAATGGAATCGGATCTCATCATCTCCGTCGGCGCAAGGTTCGACGACAGGGTTACGGGCAAGGTCGATGAATTTGCCCCGCACGCTAAAGTCATCCATATCGATATCGATCCGTCGAGCGTTTCGAAATCGGTCGATGTCGATATACCTATAGTCGGGGATGCGAAGACGATATTAAAATGCCTTCTGAAGGCCGTGAAGCCGCCGGATACGAAGGATTGGATAAAACGGGTTGAAGAATGGAAAAAGAAACATCCGCTCGCCTACAAAGACGACGACAAGCTCCGTCCGCAATACGTACTCGAGGAGATATGGCGCGCCACGAAAGGCGACGCTATTATCTGTACCGAGGTAGGACAACACCAGATGTGGGCGGCGCAGTTCTATAAGTTCCTGAAGCCGCGGACACTGCTCTCGTCGGGCGGGCTCGGGACGATGGGGTACGGTTTCCCGGCCGCTATCGGCGCGCAGATCGGTATGCCGAAAGCGACCGTATTCGACATAGCCGGCGACGGCTCGATACAGATGAATATCCAGGAGCTCGCGACGGCGGTCATTAACAAACTTCCCATCAAGGTTGCGATATTGAATAACGGATATCTCGGCATGGTCAGGCAATGGCAGGAGCTCTTTTACAAAAAGCGCTATTCCTATACCACGCTTGGCGGGATGTGCCCGGACTTCTTGAAACTGGCGGAGAGTTACGGCGCTGTAGGCATCAGGGTTACGAAAAAGAGCGAGGTTAAGGCGGCGATCGCCCGCGCGCTTAAGACGGACAATACCGTATTCCTTGATTTTCACGTCGAGGAGGAAGAGAATGTGTTCCCGATGGTTCCGGCGGGGCAGGCGATAAATAAGATGATCGGTGGAGGGTTGGCGTAG
- a CDS encoding N-acetyltransferase, whose protein sequence is MTIFFKKTLAGFVAGVFLFSNTFANAQEYANLAPWKATASPDFQKRFEAGCEAVAARYVNYYLAKLGGFDKLKKVREDWADYGNGRKPVVIASFPGLSAKFNVNTIIDLKIDSARPVIFVDPKYFWDEPLLFPVKKEAVAKHEEANFRIRGGSFGMPNNPQRTAVPSAIGAGGDLAPLGDFSMLDDRPMPSSAWNAHPAVSGLRFWQGPGASDVPSPSNGANADRYPGLTGAEAKVIDERIERLDREREALQITVVGMVSATIEMLSRYQGMMSCETITKSFEKTRRPILSKLRRMRRVMAERRFLTGNIRQCYIDRLDPSIDLELSSRFTDILIHAASKAGICGVTACECSREYEGSGEKVIYRYPALDFKGHRIAINIYFKKEADKITGRFIFYDPDTGSAAIRSVLNKYYLFAPHSDKGRQLTEFSEEFERLRTARMSAIVTKAACYRDDAVGLLYDDLDRLYNVDNMEETNRILTRMIGNLSAIEDAPIRRISSIDKKDFYAKLAALIDVRGWLDLSDGAVERLLERYDGRTAPRGIEIFTEKCINAPLPKEYVEFTKSRVRKDVKVLENYADAYEVVKEVIHMLGITVLELARRVGIGWRTLANVANGVGGLPQNALEVISEYAHAQAVALFTDIQKALNLDDTEYGKVVSPKNPISAVEVQNMKRGDMAIPTAVMIAARTAFEKSKHKIILGLIKQSKLTVKNFAEATGVKYSLVKAIKAKTASFSPEYVIKAREAVERLSRASSARAKLKFNMHVRSADTLTGQMIGSLNDLPEWARISFAVVQHGGSLGERRLYTVGELIKKAHELIAGSEIAIFVESDKLSRDVLDRMARHIADVAEAYEESGRREILPGSLERIGNLYRAYLNDLTTMGFDIEENRAKPRTDDAGAFVENSKTPSTPETAPAGRKRDAVTIKPLTIEYARDHLKEILELHNTIKVDIWEEGQLLTDEWKAGEFGRPNHRVFPGKWDHSYICEDSSGHPIGLLIGYEEAAGNRLGLNKVSLYFHALAVSYGYQNRGIAKRLFLRAVADINKSGFIYLKQDYAGPPLVSLQVEEENIRAQSIYQKLGFEWCATEELSDHKEYIYVSDSSKMLDNLTGRSVAEPKDIIISPHALTRLPNGDRLAEAVTGAVRTKQTVSAGGASVVVSGTERASGVKKNEIASPALDDDRGRDRNDERRTTNDATPAGLLMGLRDNPERMAAALSEKGIASSYAKASEDKPASDTERAIFETLVGAGVFEPATTAGNYRFTEMMRGAPVDGATQNAPRTMHNEQEYIQNLINVVTGAPADVNKPATGTLLGRKDIPAAELPMVKAALRLHVSDYAYRQIKESQVTEKVYTIKAWAGYAAPSQTNFLTKIRKITQDKQYRVSFNEIGELVSFACNNVNDDTVTILPLNMLDVDQVTALKNANAKVIYINLDGRNIGADDLVDLEGLIGTGKAYLADDEESFYKLYRLLAKEPVSDYVALSELKSNPFLFINRLKFILRPIDVKDPAELPRLKARQEYLLEFA, encoded by the coding sequence ATGACGATATTTTTTAAAAAGACTCTCGCCGGGTTTGTCGCGGGGGTATTTTTATTTTCTAATACTTTTGCAAATGCCCAGGAATATGCAAATCTTGCGCCATGGAAAGCCACGGCTTCTCCAGATTTTCAGAAACGATTCGAGGCGGGATGCGAAGCGGTTGCCGCGAGATATGTTAACTATTATCTGGCAAAGCTGGGTGGTTTCGACAAACTGAAGAAGGTGCGCGAAGATTGGGCGGATTATGGTAACGGAAGAAAGCCCGTAGTAATCGCGTCGTTTCCCGGGTTATCGGCAAAGTTCAATGTAAACACTATTATTGACTTAAAAATAGATTCCGCGCGGCCGGTCATATTTGTCGATCCAAAATATTTTTGGGATGAACCATTACTGTTTCCGGTTAAGAAGGAAGCGGTCGCGAAGCACGAAGAGGCGAATTTTCGTATCCGCGGCGGAAGTTTTGGAATGCCCAATAATCCGCAGAGGACGGCTGTGCCGAGCGCGATCGGCGCCGGCGGTGACCTGGCCCCGCTGGGCGATTTTTCAATGCTGGATGATCGTCCGATGCCGTCTTCGGCGTGGAACGCGCACCCCGCGGTTTCAGGCTTGAGATTCTGGCAGGGTCCCGGCGCGTCCGATGTGCCGTCCCCGTCCAATGGCGCGAATGCCGATCGTTACCCGGGGCTTACCGGCGCTGAGGCTAAAGTAATAGACGAGCGCATAGAGAGGCTCGATCGCGAACGGGAAGCGCTACAGATTACAGTTGTAGGTATGGTGAGTGCTACGATCGAAATGCTTTCCCGCTATCAGGGAATGATGAGTTGTGAAACGATTACGAAAAGTTTCGAAAAAACCCGGCGGCCAATCCTGTCTAAGCTCCGCAGAATGCGCCGTGTTATGGCAGAGCGTCGTTTTTTAACCGGCAATATCAGGCAATGCTATATCGACAGGCTTGACCCATCGATTGATCTCGAATTGTCGTCGCGTTTTACCGATATCCTTATTCATGCGGCATCAAAAGCTGGAATTTGCGGAGTAACAGCTTGTGAGTGTTCTCGTGAATACGAAGGTAGCGGCGAAAAGGTCATTTATCGTTATCCCGCGCTTGATTTTAAAGGTCATCGGATCGCCATAAATATATATTTTAAGAAAGAAGCGGATAAGATAACCGGCAGGTTTATTTTTTACGACCCGGATACCGGAAGCGCGGCGATCAGGTCGGTGCTAAATAAATATTATCTGTTTGCCCCACATAGCGATAAGGGACGTCAGTTAACTGAGTTCAGCGAAGAATTCGAGAGGCTTCGGACAGCGCGTATGTCCGCTATAGTCACCAAAGCCGCGTGCTACAGAGATGATGCGGTAGGATTGCTTTATGACGATCTGGACCGGCTTTACAATGTTGATAATATGGAGGAAACAAATAGAATACTGACCAGGATGATAGGGAACTTATCGGCGATCGAGGACGCGCCGATTCGCAGGATCTCATCTATTGACAAGAAGGATTTTTACGCGAAACTGGCCGCTTTGATAGATGTCCGGGGGTGGCTCGACCTTTCGGATGGTGCGGTGGAGAGGCTTCTTGAAAGATATGATGGGCGTACCGCCCCCCGTGGAATAGAAATTTTTACCGAAAAGTGTATTAACGCGCCGCTCCCGAAAGAATATGTCGAATTCACTAAAAGCCGTGTAAGGAAAGATGTAAAAGTTTTAGAAAACTATGCTGATGCCTATGAGGTAGTAAAAGAGGTTATCCATATGTTGGGGATAACCGTTTTGGAATTAGCCAGACGGGTAGGGATCGGGTGGCGTACTCTTGCGAATGTCGCAAATGGAGTAGGCGGCTTGCCGCAGAATGCTCTTGAGGTAATAAGCGAATATGCCCATGCGCAAGCAGTTGCTTTATTTACGGACATACAGAAGGCTTTGAACCTTGATGATACTGAATATGGGAAAGTAGTGTCTCCAAAAAATCCGATCTCTGCCGTCGAAGTGCAAAATATGAAGCGCGGCGATATGGCTATACCGACAGCCGTTATGATCGCGGCGAGAACCGCTTTTGAAAAAAGTAAGCATAAAATTATACTCGGTTTAATTAAACAGAGCAAATTGACGGTCAAAAATTTTGCCGAAGCTACCGGTGTCAAATATAGTCTTGTGAAAGCAATTAAAGCCAAGACGGCCAGTTTTTCTCCGGAATATGTTATTAAAGCGCGGGAGGCTGTCGAGCGATTGTCTCGGGCGTCGAGCGCGCGGGCGAAATTGAAATTTAATATGCACGTCAGATCCGCGGACACGCTTACAGGCCAGATGATCGGATCGCTCAACGATTTGCCGGAATGGGCGAGGATTTCTTTTGCCGTTGTGCAACATGGAGGCTCTCTTGGCGAAAGACGTCTATATACCGTCGGGGAATTGATTAAAAAAGCGCATGAATTAATCGCCGGATCCGAAATAGCTATTTTTGTCGAAAGCGATAAGTTGAGTCGGGATGTATTAGATCGCATGGCGCGTCATATTGCCGATGTGGCAGAGGCGTATGAGGAATCTGGCCGGAGGGAGATTTTACCCGGATCTTTAGAAAGGATTGGGAATCTTTATAGGGCGTATCTTAACGATTTAACAACCATGGGTTTTGATATCGAAGAGAATCGTGCCAAGCCGCGTACGGATGACGCTGGGGCCTTCGTTGAAAATTCCAAAACTCCGTCTACACCGGAAACCGCGCCGGCAGGCAGAAAGAGGGATGCTGTCACGATAAAACCGCTCACAATAGAGTATGCCAGGGACCATCTCAAAGAGATACTGGAACTGCATAACACCATTAAGGTGGATATCTGGGAAGAAGGGCAACTATTGACGGACGAATGGAAGGCCGGGGAATTTGGCAGACCCAACCACAGGGTATTTCCGGGCAAGTGGGATCATAGCTATATATGCGAGGACAGCTCGGGTCATCCGATAGGGTTGCTGATCGGATATGAAGAGGCGGCCGGGAACAGACTGGGCCTTAACAAAGTCTCTCTCTATTTTCATGCTTTGGCCGTAAGTTATGGGTATCAAAATAGAGGGATTGCGAAGCGGTTATTTCTTAGAGCCGTTGCAGATATCAACAAAAGTGGGTTTATTTATTTGAAGCAGGATTATGCCGGCCCGCCCTTAGTCTCCCTGCAGGTCGAGGAAGAAAATATCAGGGCGCAGAGTATTTACCAAAAATTGGGGTTTGAATGGTGCGCCACCGAAGAACTTTCTGATCATAAAGAGTACATTTATGTGAGCGACTCTTCCAAGATGCTGGACAACCTGACTGGTCGAAGCGTTGCCGAGCCTAAAGATATAATCATTAGCCCGCACGCGTTGACCCGCTTGCCCAACGGCGATCGTTTGGCCGAGGCCGTGACCGGGGCGGTTCGGACGAAGCAGACTGTGTCGGCCGGAGGCGCGTCAGTCGTTGTCTCGGGTACGGAGCGGGCGTCTGGAGTGAAGAAAAACGAGATTGCTTCTCCCGCCCTGGATGATGACCGCGGGCGGGATCGCAATGACGAAAGACGAACGACGAACGACGCGACGCCGGCCGGTCTGCTGATGGGCCTCCGCGACAACCCGGAGCGGATGGCCGCGGCGCTTAGCGAGAAAGGGATCGCGTCCTCCTACGCTAAAGCTTCGGAGGACAAGCCGGCGTCGGACACGGAGCGGGCGATATTCGAGACACTCGTCGGCGCGGGCGTGTTTGAGCCGGCCACGACGGCGGGTAATTACCGGTTTACGGAGATGATGCGAGGAGCGCCGGTTGATGGCGCTACGCAAAACGCACCACGAACGATGCACAACGAGCAAGAGTATATCCAGAACCTCATCAACGTCGTTACCGGCGCACCGGCTGACGTAAATAAGCCGGCCACAGGGACTCTTCTCGGGCGAAAGGATATTCCCGCCGCGGAATTGCCGATGGTTAAGGCGGCACTGCGACTGCACGTTTCGGATTATGCGTACAGGCAGATAAAAGAATCGCAGGTTACAGAGAAAGTCTACACGATAAAGGCCTGGGCCGGATACGCCGCGCCCAGTCAGACGAATTTTCTGACGAAGATAAGAAAGATCACGCAGGATAAACAATATCGGGTAAGTTTTAACGAAATCGGCGAACTCGTATCGTTCGCGTGCAATAATGTCAATGATGATACGGTTACGATACTGCCGTTAAATATGCTGGATGTTGATCAGGTTACGGCTCTTAAAAATGCGAACGCGAAGGTCATTTATATCAATCTGGATGGCCGTAATATCGGAGCGGATGACCTGGTAGATCTCGAAGGGCTGATCGGTACCGGCAAGGCGTATCTTGCCGATGACGAAGAATCGTTTTACAAGCTATACCGGTTATTGGCAAAGGAGCCTGTAAGTGACTATGTGGCGTTGAGCGAACTCAAAAGTAACCCGTTCTTATTTATAAACCGGCTTAAATTCATACTGCGACCGATTGACGTGAAGGATCCCGCGGAATTACCTCGTCTTAAAGCGCGCCAGGAGTACCTACTCGAATTCGCGTAA
- the ilvD gene encoding dihydroxy-acid dehydratase: MRSDKIKKGVERAGARSLLYATGVSKEDMAKPFIAVATSRTDIIPGHIHMARLERFIERGIAAAGGVPFFFGVPGICDGIAMGHTGMRYSLASRELIADMIECIMKAHQFDGLVCLTNCDKITPGMLMAAGRLNVPSIVVTAGPMMSGNLRGRRLSLVKDTFEAVGRFKKGDISQDELSSLEMCACPGAGACQGLYTANSMACVTEALGMSVPGCATALAVSAKKDRIAQESGERIVNLVRRNILPRTICRKEAFENAIKVDMALGGSTNTVLHIMAVAKEFGVDIPIEMFDEISKHTPHLSNILPGGDHFMEDLDSAGGIPAIMKRMKNQLDDIMTCSSKTISQIANDAQILDEDVIRDYKNAYHKEGGIAVLKGNISPEGAVIKQTAVSEAMMHFNGKAKVYDSEEAAMAAIMAGKIKKGDCVVIRYEGPKGGPGMREMLSPTAAIVGMGLADDVALITDGRFSGGTQGPCIGHIAPEAQAGGVIAIIQDGDEIQIDIPARKLELMVAPDEIKRRLAAWRAPELKEKEGYLARYAKVVSSASEGAILKA; this comes from the coding sequence ATGCGAAGTGACAAGATAAAAAAAGGTGTCGAACGCGCAGGGGCGCGCTCACTTTTATACGCTACAGGCGTGTCCAAGGAGGATATGGCCAAGCCGTTCATAGCGGTTGCCACGTCCAGAACTGATATTATCCCCGGCCATATACACATGGCCAGGCTTGAACGCTTCATCGAGCGCGGGATAGCCGCGGCGGGAGGCGTGCCGTTCTTCTTCGGCGTGCCCGGCATATGCGACGGCATTGCCATGGGCCACACAGGCATGAGATATTCGCTCGCTTCGCGCGAGCTTATCGCCGACATGATCGAGTGTATCATGAAGGCGCATCAATTCGATGGGCTCGTTTGCCTGACGAATTGCGATAAGATCACCCCAGGGATGCTTATGGCGGCCGGACGGCTCAATGTGCCGTCGATCGTCGTTACGGCGGGGCCGATGATGAGCGGAAACCTGCGCGGCAGGCGGCTCTCGCTCGTCAAAGATACGTTTGAGGCGGTCGGAAGGTTTAAGAAAGGCGATATTTCACAGGACGAACTGAGCTCGCTTGAGATGTGCGCATGCCCGGGCGCCGGCGCCTGTCAGGGCCTGTATACGGCTAACTCTATGGCGTGCGTGACCGAGGCGCTCGGCATGAGTGTTCCCGGATGCGCGACGGCATTGGCGGTTTCCGCGAAGAAGGACAGGATCGCGCAGGAATCCGGCGAAAGAATAGTCAATCTTGTGCGCAGGAACATCCTGCCGCGGACGATCTGCAGGAAAGAGGCATTTGAGAATGCCATAAAAGTCGATATGGCGCTCGGCGGCTCTACGAATACAGTTTTACACATAATGGCTGTGGCTAAAGAGTTTGGTGTCGATATCCCGATAGAGATGTTCGATGAGATATCGAAACATACACCACATTTATCAAATATCCTCCCGGGCGGCGATCATTTCATGGAGGATCTCGATTCTGCGGGCGGTATCCCGGCGATAATGAAGCGGATGAAGAACCAGCTTGACGATATCATGACGTGCAGTTCGAAGACAATAAGTCAGATAGCCAACGACGCCCAGATCCTCGACGAAGACGTGATACGCGATTACAAGAACGCTTATCACAAAGAGGGCGGGATCGCGGTTCTGAAAGGCAATATTTCGCCCGAAGGAGCGGTCATAAAACAGACGGCCGTATCCGAGGCGATGATGCATTTTAATGGCAAGGCGAAAGTTTATGATTCCGAAGAGGCGGCGATGGCGGCGATCATGGCAGGCAAGATCAAAAAAGGCGATTGCGTCGTAATCCGATACGAAGGGCCGAAGGGCGGGCCGGGGATGAGAGAGATGCTCTCACCGACCGCCGCGATAGTCGGGATGGGGCTGGCCGATGATGTGGCGCTCATTACCGACGGGCGTTTCTCCGGAGGGACTCAGGGGCCGTGCATCGGGCACATCGCCCCGGAAGCGCAGGCCGGAGGCGTGATAGCCATTATCCAGGACGGAGACGAGATACAGATAGATATTCCGGCGAGAAAGCTTGAGCTTATGGTTGCGCCGGATGAGATAAAGAGGCGCCTTGCGGCGTGGAGGGCTCCCGAGTTGAAGGAAAAAGAGGGCTACCTCGCGCGATACGCGAAAGTTGTATCATCGGCGTCAGAGGGAGCAATACTTAAAGCATAA
- a CDS encoding transposase has protein sequence MPRRMMPIVTDQIYHVITKSRYAPAPFIVEADYHRMIAALKFYRFINRPGKFSNYLHNMRPSINIGACMVDIVAFCIMPNHIHLLLRQNTDGGISNFMSMLLNSYTKYFNLKYKRQGPIWEKRFKDVLIENDEQLLHVTRYIHLNPVTAFLTDDPYDWEFSSYREYINTEECTEKICNYSNLIDMQPARYKTFCISNIKLQRQVSRNKIMV, from the coding sequence ATGCCGAGAAGAATGATGCCTATTGTCACTGATCAAATCTATCACGTTATTACAAAAAGCCGATACGCCCCTGCACCGTTCATCGTAGAGGCGGATTATCACAGAATGATTGCGGCACTTAAGTTCTACAGATTTATTAACCGCCCAGGTAAGTTTTCCAATTATCTGCACAATATGCGGCCGAGTATAAATATTGGCGCATGCATGGTTGACATAGTTGCTTTTTGCATAATGCCCAATCACATACATCTGCTATTAAGGCAAAATACCGATGGGGGTATATCCAATTTTATGAGTATGCTTCTAAATAGCTACACGAAATACTTTAATCTTAAATACAAGCGGCAGGGCCCTATTTGGGAAAAAAGATTTAAGGATGTGCTTATTGAAAACGATGAGCAGTTATTACACGTAACCCGGTATATACACCTTAATCCGGTTACAGCTTTTTTAACCGATGACCCATATGATTGGGAATTTTCTTCCTATCGGGAATACATAAATACCGAAGAATGCACGGAAAAAATATGTAATTATTCCAATCTGATTGATATGCAACCCGCAAGATATAAGACATTCTGCATATCCAATATCAAATTACAGCGACAAGTATCACGAAACAAGATAATGGTTTAA
- the tsaB gene encoding tRNA (adenosine(37)-N6)-threonylcarbamoyltransferase complex dimerization subunit type 1 TsaB, translating to MMILAIDTSTDYLSIAVVRDGKIVAGFHRKMRMRHSSMLMPTLENVLKKARVKLPAVDCLAISAGPGSFTGLRIGVTTIKGFSFALGLPIVAVPTLDVIARNIKSYQGIVCPVLDARKNKVYACLYRSEGKSMKRISGYMLLPVKDLMEKTERYDKIVFLGDALSLIGKEPSVENWYPKAEVVARLGEELFKRRKITTAEKLEPLYLYSKECDIKGI from the coding sequence ATGATGATCCTGGCGATAGACACATCTACGGATTATCTGAGTATTGCGGTCGTGCGCGACGGTAAGATTGTCGCCGGATTCCACCGGAAGATGCGCATGCGCCATTCGAGCATGCTTATGCCGACCCTCGAGAATGTGCTTAAAAAAGCGCGGGTTAAATTGCCCGCGGTCGATTGCCTGGCGATAAGCGCCGGCCCCGGCTCTTTTACGGGTTTACGTATAGGCGTTACGACTATCAAAGGGTTTTCCTTCGCGTTGGGGCTACCTATAGTTGCCGTTCCGACGCTCGACGTGATAGCGCGGAATATTAAAAGTTATCAGGGGATCGTTTGCCCGGTGCTGGACGCGCGTAAGAATAAGGTCTACGCGTGCCTGTATCGTTCAGAAGGTAAGAGCATGAAACGGATCTCCGGGTACATGCTTCTGCCGGTCAAGGATTTAATGGAGAAAACGGAGCGATATGATAAAATAGTATTTTTAGGAGACGCGCTTTCGCTGATAGGCAAAGAGCCTTCGGTCGAAAACTGGTATCCGAAAGCGGAAGTTGTCGCGCGCCTGGGCGAGGAGCTGTTCAAGCGCCGGAAAATAACTACCGCGGAAAAACTCGAACCGCTTTATTTATATTCAAAGGAGTGCGATATAAAAGGCATATGA
- the alr gene encoding alanine racemase, with protein MTQMNVTTKNGHSKPRYRPTWAEIDLKAIEYNYKQVRRLVGKNMNIMVVVKANAYGHGIVEVATVLERIGVNYLGVATTDEAVRLRENGIKTPILVLGSVLPVEIPVLVEHGVTITLCDSAIFDAVKKAAAFGRGAKVHVKIDTGMGRIGIWHEDALDFIKSVSREKDVQVEGIYTHFSSAGRDDFFTNYQIESFEKLLAKLEASDIRIPLKHAANSIATVDIKRAHLNLVRPGLVIYGMYPKYNFPKLIKLKPVLSLKTHIVYIKDTPPGRSISYGRTHVTQKNTRIATLPIGYADGFARNLSNKAEVLVRGKRAGVVGKVTMDQTMIDIGHIKSAQVGDEVILVGRQGMEEIRMEKLARLAGTIAYEAISLISNRVPRVYKT; from the coding sequence ATGACACAAATGAACGTAACTACGAAGAACGGCCATTCGAAGCCGAGGTACAGGCCGACCTGGGCGGAGATAGACTTAAAAGCTATCGAATACAACTACAAGCAGGTGCGGCGGCTCGTCGGAAAAAACATGAACATCATGGTCGTGGTGAAGGCGAACGCCTACGGCCACGGCATAGTCGAGGTCGCGACGGTTCTCGAGCGGATCGGCGTAAATTATCTGGGAGTGGCCACTACCGACGAAGCGGTGCGCCTGCGCGAGAACGGCATAAAGACGCCGATACTCGTGCTTGGTTCGGTTTTGCCCGTAGAAATACCTGTGCTGGTCGAGCATGGTGTAACCATTACGTTATGCGACAGCGCTATTTTCGACGCCGTTAAGAAAGCCGCCGCGTTCGGTCGAGGAGCCAAAGTTCATGTAAAGATAGATACCGGTATGGGCAGAATAGGTATATGGCACGAGGATGCGCTGGATTTTATCAAGAGCGTAAGCCGCGAAAAGGATGTCCAGGTCGAAGGTATATACACGCATTTTTCGAGCGCCGGCCGTGATGATTTTTTCACAAATTACCAGATAGAGTCTTTCGAGAAACTTCTCGCGAAGCTTGAGGCTTCCGACATACGCATACCGTTGAAACATGCCGCGAACTCGATCGCCACCGTCGATATCAAGCGGGCGCACCTTAATCTCGTAAGACCCGGCCTTGTCATATACGGCATGTATCCGAAGTATAATTTCCCGAAGCTGATAAAGCTTAAGCCCGTCCTTTCCCTGAAAACGCATATAGTATACATAAAAGATACGCCACCCGGCCGCTCAATAAGTTACGGCCGAACGCACGTAACGCAGAAGAATACCCGCATCGCGACGCTCCCGATCGGCTACGCTGACGGGTTCGCGCGAAACCTCTCCAACAAAGCCGAGGTGCTCGTGCGCGGCAAGCGCGCGGGTGTCGTCGGCAAGGTGACGATGGATCAGACGATGATCGATATCGGCCACATAAAGAGCGCGCAGGTGGGCGACGAAGTTATCCTCGTCGGCCGCCAGGGGATGGAGGAGATCAGGATGGAGAAACTGGCTCGTCTTGCCGGGACCATCGCGTACGAAGCGATCTCGCTCATCTCAAACCGCGTCCCCCGTGTTTACAAAACATAA